The Psychrobacillus sp. FSL K6-2836 nucleotide sequence TATAAAATCTAAATCAGTCATAGTTCCTACTCGAAAAACTAACTCCTGATATTGGATTGGCCAGTAGAGACCCACTCCAATCGATAGTAAGGAAAGAAGATAATCATAAATTGGAATCTTTCTTTTTCGAATTGATTTTTTCATTGCAGGGAACATTAGGAAAATAAGAGATAGCGCAAACCCTAAGTGTATTGACCGTTGAATATAAGCTGTAAATTGGCCTTGGATAGCTGTATAAAGTTGGAATAAAGAAAATGCTAATAATCCGAAGAAAATTACCTTTTTCATAATTCCATCTACTGATCTTGTATTAGATTCAGGGTCGTATTTCTGTAATATAGCTTGCTGCTCTTCTTCTGATAACTGTTGAAAAGATTCTGTTTCTGTGGAATCGCTAGTTGGCTTTACTTTTTTTTCAGTCATTCATCTTAACTCCTTTCCATTGTTCATATAGCGATATATTTTTCACTTCAAATTTATAAGATTTACTTCGCTCCAATAACTTTTTTAGATCATAATTCTTATTTTCATATCGAAATATTAAGTCCATATCAATGTTTGCAACTAAAAGTGTAAAGGAATTGATAACTTTATCATCATAAGAAAGTTTATATATACCGTCTTTTTCTTCAAAAGTTTGCCCTTCCTCCGCATATCCTGGCATTCCTATTGCTAAATCTTCATATTCCATTGATATAAGCTGAATTTTATTGGCGTTTGTAATTCTGTAAGATTCTAGTACATTACTTTTATGTATAGAATGTGTGTATATTACTTGGAACTTTATATCTTCTCTAATAGGCATATAAAAAAAAACAACATCCTCAGTTCTTGTTTCTGTAAAAACAAATGCTTTTTGAAAGGGAATGAAAAATGTAGGTCCAATTAGACAAATGAGGATTATTATAACCAACATATTTCGAAATCGCATTTCCTATCCACCATTCTTTCAATGAAAAAGGGGCATGTAAGCAACCGCAACATGCCCCCGAGCATTTAATTTTATTTATTTACTTCATCAAAATACTTTTGAGCTCCAGGGTGAATTTTAATCCCAATTCCTTCTAGCCCAGTTTCAGGTTTAATAAATTGACCTTTTGGATGTGTAATACTACCAGCGTTATCATAAATTGCTTTTGTCATTTCATAAACTAAGTCCTCTGGTAGCTCGTTTGTTACAGCTAGCATTGCTAATACAGATACTGTAGGTACTTCTTCAGTTAATCCATAAGTACCTGATGGCACTACATCTTTAGCGTAATATGGATATTTTTCGATTAGCTCATCAGCTTTTGCATCTTCTACAGGAACGATTACTACATTAGCAACTGCGTTTAATGCTTCTACAGCCCCAGTTGGAGTTCCCGCAGTAATAAATGCCGCATCAATTTGACCAGCTTGTAAACTATCTTGCGATTCACCGAAATCTAGGTTTTGTGGTTCAATATCATCCATAGTTAACCCATGAATCTCAAGTAATTGTTCTGCGTTTGCATATGTTCCTGATCCAGGAGCACCTACAGAAATTTTCTTTCCTTTTAGATCATCAAATGTCTTAATCCCAGTTTTGTCCGTAGTTACTAATTGGACTGTTTCTGGATAAAGTGCACCAAGTGCAGAGATCGTATCCACTTTGTTGTCCTCAAACATTAACTCACCTTCTGTTGCATAGTAAGCTATGTCTGTTTGAGTGAAAGCAATTTCTGCTGTACCTTCTTTTAAAGCTGTCATATTTGCCGCGGATGCTTGTGAAACCTCTGCAGTTGTTTTTATTCCAGTTTCATCACTGATTAACTCTGCAAATGTTCCCCCAAGTGGGTAATATGTTCCTTGAACCCCACCAGTTAATAAACTTAAAAACTTGTAGTCTTCCTTTTTCTTACCAGTATCTCCATCTGAAGATGAATCCCCATCATTTGAGCCACAAGCTGCAAGTATTAATAACACAAAAATACTTAGAATACTCAACAACTTAAATTGCTTTTTCTTCATACAATTTCCCCCTCTTATATATATTCCCAGTGTTCATACCAATTTTAACATAAAAGTTTATCAAATTGCCACTCTATTATGCATTTTCAGTGATTGACAATTAGATTTTACAAGAATCTTTCCTGTTCAAAGCTATAAATAAACCGTTCTTGGGAGGACATAGGACAAGCTAGTTAGTTTAAATTTTCTAGCCGGCTTCCGTCTCCAAACTACAGCTTTTATTACAATTAAAAAGCATCCATCTAATCCTTTCAGATTAAATGAATGCTTTTTATAATAATATATTAAGAACAGCTGTCGTATGTTGTGTTTTTGACTTTTGAACCTGTTTCGCCTCTAAGTAGGTCACCATCTGTTGCTTCAATAATTTGGTTTGTTACGTTATTAGAAATTGAATTTGCAACTAATTGTAGCAGACTGTTTACGTCACCTTGTGATTGTTTGAATTGTTGTACAATCGGTAGGCTATCAATTTCTTCTTCGATCGCCGAAATTTTACCTTCAATTAGTGTAAGTGCCTTTTCTTTTCCTAAATGCTGAAAGTTAACTGCTTGTTTTTGTAAGCTTTTAAGGCTTGCAATTTTTTCACGTACTTTTGTATTTTCATTGATTTGCTCTTCTGCACGTTTGAAGAATTCAACTTCCTCAGTATTTGCAATCATTGTTGCAATTTCTTTTGCTTTTTCAATAATATCGTCTCTAGTATATTTTGTAGTAGACATTATACTCCCACCTTTTGCTCGATTGTTTCATTTACTAGTTCCCCAGTAAGTGACCATGTTTTTGCATCTGTTATTTTTACTTTAACTATTTGTCCGATGATATCTTTTGGACCTACGAAATTAACTAGTTTACTTTTACTTGTGTAGCCTGCAAGTACATCAGGGTTATTTTTACTTTCCCCTTCGACTAAAACTTCCACAATTTGTCCAGCATGTTTTTTCATAGCTTCAGCAGACATATCATTTACTAGCTTATTTAAACGCTGAAGTCTTTCCTTTTTCACTTCCATCGGTACATTATCTACCATTTTTGCAGCTGGTGTACCTTCTCGTGGAGAGTAAATATACGTATAGGCAATTTCGAAACCTACTTCTTTATATAGTGACATTGTTTCTTCAAATTGTTCGTCTGTTTCATTTGGGAACCCAACAATTATGTCGGTTGTTAACGATACATTTGGGATAGCTGCTTTTATTTTATTTACTAGCTCTAAATAATGTTCTCTCGTGTATTTACGAGCCATTATTTTAAGGATATCCGATGATCCAGATTGAACCGGTAGATGAATATGATCGACTAAATTTCCACCTTTTGCAAGCACCTCGATTAAATGATCATCAAAGTCTCTAGGATGACTGGTCATGAAGCGTATGCGAGCTACGTCAATCTTCCGAAGGTCATCCATTAAATCACCAAAGCGATAATCTAGATCTTCAAAGTCTTTTCCGTATGCATTTACGTTTTGACCAAGCAATGTTACTTCTTTGTACCCTTGTGCAGCAAGATGTCTAATTTCTTGAATAATATCTTCCGGGCGACGACTACGTTCTTTCCCCCGCGTGTATGGAACGATACAATATGTACAGAATTTATCGCAGCCGTACATAATATTGACCCATGCTTTAATCGAACCTTTACGTACACGCGGCAGATTTTCTATAACGTCTCCTTCTTTAGACCAAACTTCCACAACCATTTCTTTTGAAAGGTAT carries:
- a CDS encoding DUF1850 domain-containing protein, which translates into the protein MRFRNMLVIIILICLIGPTFFIPFQKAFVFTETRTEDVVFFYMPIREDIKFQVIYTHSIHKSNVLESYRITNANKIQLISMEYEDLAIGMPGYAEEGQTFEEKDGIYKLSYDDKVINSFTLLVANIDMDLIFRYENKNYDLKKLLERSKSYKFEVKNISLYEQWKGVKMND
- a CDS encoding TAXI family TRAP transporter solute-binding subunit, whose product is MKKKQFKLLSILSIFVLLILAACGSNDGDSSSDGDTGKKKEDYKFLSLLTGGVQGTYYPLGGTFAELISDETGIKTTAEVSQASAANMTALKEGTAEIAFTQTDIAYYATEGELMFEDNKVDTISALGALYPETVQLVTTDKTGIKTFDDLKGKKISVGAPGSGTYANAEQLLEIHGLTMDDIEPQNLDFGESQDSLQAGQIDAAFITAGTPTGAVEALNAVANVVIVPVEDAKADELIEKYPYYAKDVVPSGTYGLTEEVPTVSVLAMLAVTNELPEDLVYEMTKAIYDNAGSITHPKGQFIKPETGLEGIGIKIHPGAQKYFDEVNK
- a CDS encoding RicAFT regulatory complex protein RicA family protein, which codes for MSTTKYTRDDIIEKAKEIATMIANTEEVEFFKRAEEQINENTKVREKIASLKSLQKQAVNFQHLGKEKALTLIEGKISAIEEEIDSLPIVQQFKQSQGDVNSLLQLVANSISNNVTNQIIEATDGDLLRGETGSKVKNTTYDSCS
- the miaB gene encoding tRNA (N6-isopentenyl adenosine(37)-C2)-methylthiotransferase MiaB, yielding MNEESRLQSTQVKEASSLDKKSEKDYSKYFQAVYTPPSLKDAKKRGKEEVEYHNDFAIAEQFKGMGQNRKFYIRTYGCQMNEHDTEVMAGIFMQLGYEPTDTVDDANVVLLNTCAIRENAENKVFGELGHFKHLKQKNPDVLIGVCGCMSQEESVVNKILKTYNQVDMIFGTHNIHRLPNILNEAYLSKEMVVEVWSKEGDVIENLPRVRKGSIKAWVNIMYGCDKFCTYCIVPYTRGKERSRRPEDIIQEIRHLAAQGYKEVTLLGQNVNAYGKDFEDLDYRFGDLMDDLRKIDVARIRFMTSHPRDFDDHLIEVLAKGGNLVDHIHLPVQSGSSDILKIMARKYTREHYLELVNKIKAAIPNVSLTTDIIVGFPNETDEQFEETMSLYKEVGFEIAYTYIYSPREGTPAAKMVDNVPMEVKKERLQRLNKLVNDMSAEAMKKHAGQIVEVLVEGESKNNPDVLAGYTSKSKLVNFVGPKDIIGQIVKVKITDAKTWSLTGELVNETIEQKVGV